A region of the Larimichthys crocea isolate SSNF chromosome XVIII, L_crocea_2.0, whole genome shotgun sequence genome:
AACATGTGACACTGCTCCGCTGAGATACCATTTGTACAGTGTGCTGACAGTATAGTTTGTGAAGTGGGTGCTCCTGTAGAACCATCTACAATCTCCTACGAATGATTTCCACTGTAAAACTGTATGCTGGACAAAAACAGCATTATGCTTAAATCCTGTACATACATAGAGGATGATAACGGGAAGACACGCTGTACGTAGTGGTATGGAGATGGCTTAGCCAAAGGTGCTTCATTACTGGTACAGTGACTTAATGCAGCTGACAGCTGGGGCACGGGAGTGCGCCACATAGGCTGGCAGGACACTGCTACTTGGCAGGCAGGTCCAAACTGTCATGGCTGATTTCTACAGTCGGGTCTGAAGAGAACACTTCTCATCAGTGTATCTTTGCTCAGCCAAGGGTACTGGAAAGGACTGTAATTATGTGTGGCctcacaatgtttttattttgtttgcatgacagaagaaaaatgcacaaatgttgtgtttgtaaagaTAATATCCAGTATCACTTATGATGGACATTGGTGGtattctttattgttttgctCTAGACACAATTCTGCTTAAACTTGTGAGTCAGCAACAGCTTCCATGAGTCAGTCAGATCTCAGGAGGGCAAGTGATGATGACGTTGATAATGACAACACTGATTACGATAGCATATGGCCTGAGAATGAATCCGTAGCTGTGATACCAATGTGAGCTAGGTCTAGAGATGAGGTCCTGAGGTCTCCTCATGACCACTGAAACCACCTGTCAGAGCCCAACAACAAAGAGCTCTGGGCACAATCGTCTCAAAAAAAGACCTTTTCAACAAACGCACGTTCAAATACACTTGAGTCACAGTGACAGGTTGGGATAAAGGAAGCAGAGTGCCTGTGGGTCTTTGTGGAGCTCTGTTGAAGtaatctttcaaaaaaaaaatactatagCAAGAGAAAATGTCCAACGGTTACACAAAGATAGTCGCATACAGAATCAGGTGATGTTTTGCAGTATCTCTTATTGGGACAGGCTATTCAGTGCACAAGTAGTTGTACGGTTAGCCCCTCTTGCATCCTGTATACAACCACAACAAGAGGCTTGAGTGAACTGAGGTCTTATAGGTGCTGGAAAAGTGAGAACAACAGTAATCTAGCATGCAGTAAACGGACACAGGTCATGTGTGCAGAGACCGGCTAAATAATGCATATTTCTATTTTACATCTTGCTGTATGATTAGGAAGCTTTGCTCATCACACCTGCCATACATTAGTAATGGCTATCTCCAAGCTGACAGGCTGCTGTGCATTGAAAAATATGATTTGCAAAGTCAAAGTGGATTTAGAAAATGACAGCTAATAGTGTGTACTGAGGGGGTTTAAGGGCATTAGACTGAATAGCAGTAGAGTATGCTTACTGATATAACTGTACATAGAGAATGCACTATAGGCCAGCTAATGCTCTGTAATACATAGTCTGAGGAATACTTTAGGTGATTATGATGAGATAAAAATGATCTATAAAGCCTAATCATATAGGAAAAGCATGTCTGCCCTATGAAACTGCATATATCACACTAAAAGCGGTAGCAAATCCTTACATTCTTCAGAAGTGAGTTTGAAAGCTACCTTGAAAATATATcttattacagaaaaaaaaaaaaacacttgaaactCCATCAGTGCTTTGAGTGCTTTCTTGAAAAGGTTATTACCTTTGTGGTTATGGTGTATGAAGAAACTTTCCTCTAAAAGCAAAGTAATAGTTCACTTTCAGAGACATGGCTGTGCTGACGCTGATGTAGCTGCCAGAGAGCTGCATGATTAGAAGGTCAATAAAGCCTGAAACACGCTCACGCAAGAATTGAAATGGATTTCAGGGTCAATATCACATCATCACAGCTATTATTTTCAAAGCAACAAACACTCATTACACATTTGCATGACTGCAATGAGTAATGAGTTCCTGCTGGTCGTCCATAATGATTCTGCGTTGTGTcacttgtgtaaataaatgcaaatattagTCAAACGGGAAATTGTTTGGTTTAGAAAAATCTAATTACAAGAGGGCATTTGTTTCTTGAACAGAGCAATACAATAATCTGATTacctcaaaaaaaacaaaacagacaagacaacagGAGAGAAATCATAGCATGGGACAATATTTATTTGGAGTCGTTATTCTATCCTGCTAACAAATGTAAGTTCAATATAACATTGATTTTTGATTTCCATCAATTCCTGAGTAAAGTATCTGGGCTGCGTTATACACGCTATAAATACATTAACTTGTGTGCATGGTCTCCTTATTCTTAGTAACTACTAACTGGTTTCAAACCAGTGATTTACTTTCATTACATTCTTACTGCATAACAAGTGACAAAGTTGCTGATGTGTTACTATGTGGTTGTAGCCTGGGATCACAAAACTAATTCACTGCAAGAGCAAATGAAACACGAGCTCAACAGATTTGTTGTTCATTTATTGTAATGCTAATGGAAAAAAACGTTTGTGAAATGTAATTTGATTGATcattaaactgcattttataaAGACTTGTCACTCTGAAGTGGTTATATATTGGCAAGCTTTGTAATTCAGTTAAGTTTGCAACAGTTGCACTATCTAATAACTATTAATACGTTTGTTAAGTTGAGTTCTTTATGTGTCATAAgcacaacaataacagagaaGCAGTTGTTCCAGGCTCCCTCCAACAACACTCATACAATATGCGTATAGAAGAAGtaaaatgaaaagtaaagaaaaaaaaaatctaaagtcAAAATATGAGGCAGaagataaaatataatgtataaatacTATACTGAGGTAGACTGGTGTACAGATTTTCACTCCAATAAACACCCACGTTATAACTACGTCTGAACTTACAGAGAGCTACTGCAGTTGGCTTTAGGTTGTTAGATACTCCAATATGTTCACTCTCTTTGCTTTCTGCCAAGTAGTGATTGGCAAtcagtttacagtgtgtttattttaatctcTCTCTAAACAGATATCcgcatatgaatgcagaatcgGCAGAGAGGCAAAAAACCATGAACGTAGCCCTGGAAGCGTTGGTGTCTGTTTGTAGTCTGTCATTtttgagcaggctttggttgcaacagtcaTGCAACATATGTAGAGAAAAAGAAGCGCAACGCATTGCTCGAAAATCAATCTCTGTACCCATCTGCTTTCATATCATCAGATGAGATTGGTTTAtgagagatttttttcattgaaaacagCAATCTGTTGCAGCTGaacaaaattaaattcaaatttgcaggttgtaaaaaataaaacaaggagCTGAGAGGTGCTGCAGCGCTCTGTACATCTGAGGGTAACTGCAAAGTAGTTTGTGGTTTCCGGAAAGTTACAACTTTCAAAACAGTCTTTGactcattgttaatataaaaatattgactttTGCAGCTTTTACCTAATTAATCTGAACCAAAAATAAGTCTTAACCTTTCATTTTAATGGTTTACATGGTAACCTGGTTTTTGTCTCCCAATCAGTGGCGATGCCCCACAGTGTTActacatgaaaacatatttgttccagcaacattacacacacacatacacacacattggaTTACAGTGAAGTACTGGCAGGATTGTTCAGATGTTAAATCCCTGTGATGTTTGAGTGTGAAACAATCAGTGGTACAACAGAGCCATGACTCATCCCATAACTGGAATCAGAGACGTCAACTAATGGAATCATTCTTCAAAACCAGTCTGCATGGATTTGTCACAGCTTGACTTCCACAATTACTGCTGTTGCTGTAGAATCCCGACGCCACATGATGCCGGCAGCAGCTTGGTTGAGACTGACTAGGCTTTGCTGCTGGTGGAAACGTCTGCAATTCACAAAATCTTTTTATTAAGGTTTTGCAGGACATAAGAAAAGTGCGGTGCTGTTTGATCATAAAAAAAGGGAGATGAGTATATgcccaaaacaataaaacaatctcTCCCCAGTCACTGCCAGGGACATCGTACACAATGTACAACCGTACATTCTGATATCTACTTGCCACCCCATGGGCTTGTCATCAAGTCATTAAGATGCACTTAATAATCAAATGTTTACAATATCTGGATTTTAAAAAGGTCTCCCATGTTTCcaggaattacattttttatgcaGGACATGATGTATCATAATCATTGTGTGTGAAAAATCCTGCGTCTCTCCACCTGAGCAGGATCACTCAGCAAGCCAGGAGGGAACCAAACaatgaattatttcatttttcagcagTTGATTGCATCTCCCCTCCAGTCACCCCAAACATAGCAACCAGAAAATGTTGTCACTTAAGAGAGGTTGTGGAAGATCTCCATCCAAAACTTGTTGAGGCTGACCAGTACATATGGACAAGAGGGGATTCAGCACTTTTGCATTTGTCGCAGTAAGGACTAATCTCAGGATAAATGCAACATAATTTTGTAATCATAACTTGGAGTTTGAAATATAAGACCTGTGTACCACTTTAAACTGGATTAAGCAGAGGTGAGCATCTGTCTAGAGTCTTAATCAAAAGTGCAGTTTCCACTGGTGTCAAAGCTCTTACTCAAGCCCGAACCGACGATGATGACAAACTGATGACGGATGGATGAGGAGCTGTGGGAGAATAGGAGTAAACGGGGGGTGGCTGCCTTGCTGCTATTTGGAGCTTTGAGTCACTATCCAGTTCATCGACTGGACCTCTTCTCGCCAGCCAATCGCATACGAGCAAGCAGGGACCTGAAGCCCATTTTAGCCCACAATCAACACCCTGCAGATGCTGTCACAGTCGAACACAGCTCACATACAGTAGACATAGGATAAAGTGCACAGATGCTGTTCTGACCTGTGCTACATTGGTGATATGCTGCAGATACATGATGAAAATGTGAacagtgatttttcttttgttttttcttgtttgacaCATAACAGTTTTTGCCTCTGGGAACAAATGTCAGGACATATTGTGACCTCAGGCAAAAATTGTGAattgaagaaatgttttttttttagtgtccTGGCTTAGGTCTTTTGGTGTTCGCAGAGAAAGTCTCTCAGCGCATTCCTAAATATGTAGGGAGGAGTTGCTCATAAGCCTCGAAGAGGACTATCATTTTGTTGACAGCAGGAGTACCAGGGGTATAGAAGACTGTTTGCTGTTGCTATCTCCTAAATCTCTCTGAGCATTGgtgtgtgacaggtgtgtgaAATCTTTGAGTCGGCAGTAACAACTGTCTGTCAACAAACTGACTCTCCGCAGTAAATTCCTGTAGAAATGCTCTTTATAATGAAGTCCTcgtttttcttttatctttaatCTCCAACTTTACATCTAgctcttaaaataaataaatataaaaatcgATCAGAATCTACTCTgaataaatgtgagtgtgagacACAGCTGGATACACTAACAATGGTTCAGCTGCAGACACAAGATTGTTCTCTGCTGGATATTAAACTGCCACAACATTTCCCTGGGAGCTATTCCCAGCACTCACTAATGAAAGCAATCacacaaagcagagagaaacactTGGTGTGATTCTCTCTTTTGCATTGTCTTAAATCAgcaccccctccccaccccatATTTAATCTGTTCAATGAATTTTAAGAAtgaggttttattttggaagtcTAGAAGTAGAAATGTTGGTCTGTttaagttcagtttgtttttctacatccactctatatctatattataaAAGTCTTGATTTCAGCTAATTGGTTAATGTGTTATTCCCATAATGCCCAATCTTGTCTGAGGCCAAAtgagacaaataaatacacagttATGAGTATGGACCATCAAGAATAAAGCTGTTTGCTTGATTATGTAGAGGTGAGACCTTGATAGGTCTGTGCTAATGTATTCAGTGTGATTTGTATACTTAGATGCTATTTTTAATCTGCACTGACAGCAGACGTTTCAGTGTAGACGTCATGCGTCACTGCAGTCTTTTCTTGTTGGAGGGTTAAACAAAGCAACGACAAAAAGGGGGACTGAACCTTACAGCGTTGAGTTTTGGAGGAGACGGTGCCAGAGAAGTGTTGATTAAAGTGTGGCCATTTTGAAGCTGTTGATTTTCGGTGGTGTTATATTCGGTTGTACTGAATTGCAAGATCTACCTAGTATATCCACGCAACAATCAAAAAGAGGCAACATACTGCAATCCGTTGCAACTCTGTGAACGACGGCACCAAGCCTCAAACTGAGCATTATACGCTTCACGTCAAATTGAAGAAATGCACATTTTTACTCCACTGGATCAAAATATATTATACAGGGGTTGTTTTAATTGTGCCCAATATGTGTGAAAGGTCTTGCCCATCCTtaaaaaatgatggaaaaccaaattatttcatttactaGTGATgaaacaatttcctttttttgttttgccttctGAAATTTTAGCAGCTGCCTTctacacaaaacattttataaatacttattGTGATAATTGTACGGATTTTCTTAGACAGTGCTGAGTGTGACAGTGCAGCCAGACCGAATAAGGCCTCGTCAAAGCAGGACTTGTGGaaaacaggaggaggtgaaggacagtttagggagggaaaaaaagcaagatTGAAACTACGTAACTCTGCACGTGGAGCACAGGTGGGTAATCAGACGGCAGCATATTGCCCGGTGGCTTCATCCTCCCTGGGCTGACATGACAAGTCATTTCTGAAGCTGCTGGTTTCACCCTGGGGAGGTGGCATCCAGGTAAGCCAGGAGCAGAGCACAACAGACGCTTTGATAGAAGACGGAAGGATGTGAAACGTTGCGTGGATCAAATTCTGACTCTGACAGAAACTATAGGTTGTTACACAACACTCCCAGAATATATAGATACTTCATTATTATCAGTTGAGTGAATTGAATTAATGTAAtgagaggattttttttgtgtgtgaagcCATTTCTTCTTGATGTCAGCTCAAATAATTAATTGCATATTACATCCAATTTCCTGCTGGATTGAATAGTATGTGATTTAAGTAATTACCACAATGTACCTAATATCAGAGTTAAATATCTTTAGAGATTTCTAAGAatgtcattttgaaatgtaaattacTTTGGCAGAGGGCGTGGCGAGGGCGATGTGCAGAAAAATAGACCTTAATTAAGAAGAAAACTTTAATTACAGAATGAATTTATTCCAATTAACAAGATACACGGTATGCTGGGCTCTCTCTCCACCGCCCACGCAGACAGTCATACAGTTATCACCAGGAAATCCAGAGAAGTACACTCATTAATATGTTGCATATTGTatgcaaaaacacatacaacatacagtacatgttaaacattaatttCTCCATCGCATTAGCAATATGAGAGGGTATTTTTAATGCAGCAACTATACGTAAGACTTTGCCACTTATATGACAAAGGATGCTGCTTGACAAACGGTGCTCCAACTACTGCAATTACAACAGTGCTCGACTGAATACTTTATAAACAAAGAGGCTTTAAAACGCTCTACCTCTTGGAGATGAAATGAGTCTCAGTTGGCATTAAAaagccacacaaaaaaaaaatcaggtgaAACCTCAAGTCACCAGCAGGGTTTAGTTACCTccagaaaaaaagtgacaattCTTTTGAGGTTTCTAAatgccaaaatgaaaacagggcGCTTGTTTGGCAAGGTGACGATCGCATTATCTCCCATCTGTCCCCAGATCTGATTCAAAAAATCATAATATAAAGGTCCTCAGCAGTCAGTAGGCTCCAACAATAACTGCTTCAGTTTCTTTGGACGGTCTCCTGTCCGTTACTAAAAAGTTAATCATCCCCTCTGACTTTATGAGAAGGTTGCAACCCAAGAAAAATATGCCAAACACCACCGTGAGGGATAAAACGCACATGACGGCTATCTGGACCACTCTCATGATGAAGAGGCTTCTCTCATCCGGAGCGGTGGCCACAGAGCCATTATCAGTCACCACGGATGAAAAGTTGCAGCAGAAAAACTCCTCTGTTTTGTTGAGCAGTCCGCCCTCCGTTTGGTTGAATCCGGTGTTATTCatttccactttttcttttcttttctttttttaaagaaaatacaaaaaaaataaaaaataaactttggaTGTAAAGGATGTGAAATAGAAGGAAAAGACACGCCTGGGATGTTATCATCAAGTGCAAAGTAAAAATGATGAGGCGATGAATTGAAGAAGTTCCGTCAGATCAGACAGCGCTCTTCTGGAGTTTAACAAGCTGCTTTGGCATCGCATTACTGGAGCTTTCATGTGTTCAGTAGCCAGTTTCAGAGCGGAATGAATCCACCAACCCCGTGGTTAAATAGCCAGACGGTACCTGCGTGCGTTGAGCCATTGGAGTGGCAGGGGGgggggtagaaaaaaaaaaaaagcagcaagagCGCCATCATACGACCGGATTGCATGCGTGTCATGAATGTCCATGCGCACCAAGGCATGTGTTACATGTGGTACATTATGTTCTGTGTGCGTattatgcatgtttgtgtgtatgtagtCAGTGTCACTGTCTTTTGCTTTAAATTagttttcaaacttttttttttttagggttttgACTCATCAAACCAAAGATGGATACCCATTACAGGCTGTCATTTGCAAACTGGTGATGCTGaagagactttttttctttcttttgttgacatttaattaattaattcagttttgtGTATTTGGATTTTTACTTTCTAGCATATCTTTATCATTTTTTCATGCATATTGATGATATTCTATGCAAAGTTGTGcattttttagttgtttttaattttttgccTATTGTAAACAACATGGAGTAAAATAAACCTGTTGTTACTCCTTTGCACATAAATGTGCACATTCGAAACACCATTTTTGATCCTGCTCAAATACAAAGTATAAAACATGTAGATTCTCATTTCTCCGCTTCATTTGAGGCCTGGGGCTTGCTGCTAATCTTTCACATACACCAAgatgctgtttgctgtttagTGTTACTGCTGTCTGAGCgttctgtgttttgtgctctttctacctttttaaaaccaataaaacgtgttaaaaacaaagaaataaccTTGGAACATATGTTTTTAGTAGTGACTCACTTCATTTCAGTAATCTGTCACAGTGAGTCGGTATGAACAGTACCAGGACCTTGACACTCTTGATTGGTTTTCTCCACTGTGAAATGTCTGTGAAAAAGcttaacaacaacaagcagagGTTGcagacatttctctctttttttt
Encoded here:
- the rprma gene encoding protein reprimo A; the encoded protein is MNNTGFNQTEGGLLNKTEEFFCCNFSSVVTDNGSVATAPDERSLFIMRVVQIAVMCVLSLTVVFGIFFLGCNLLIKSEGMINFLVTDRRPSKETEAVIVGAY